AATCACCACCCCACTTCAATATGGATTTGTAGAAGATGGCGATGGCAACTGTACCTGAGATGATGGCAGTACAGAGTAAAACGACCATTTCCTTACCTATATTAAATCCGCCACAGAAGACCATAAATGCAATTGTTGCCAGGATGATATTGGTAATAAACAGCAGTTTTAAAAGACGCATACCGGCTATATCAGCCCTGGCGCATGTATTGATAACGAGGCATATTACCAACATAATAGGGAATGAAAAGAAGCCTCCCAAACAGACCCCGATTATTGCCAGATCTGCCACTGCATGAAGTTTAAAATCCGAGAGGAATCCAGTCCCCAGCAGGGTATTCACTGCCACAGCTACCAACCATATTCTTACGGACAACCATAATTGTAACAGAAACTTATTCATAGTATTAAAAGTGCTTTGTATTTCAAAGTGTAAGGACAAAAAAAATTACTTCATGCCTTTGATCATATTTTCGAGCGCTTCAATATGGTCTTTGAATGCTTTTTCGCCTGCCCGGGTAATACTGTAGGTGGTATTGGTTTTGCGGCCAATAAATCCTTTATGTACTTTAATGTATCCATTTTCTTCCAGGTTTACCATGTGCGATGCCAGGTTGCCATCCGTTACTTCGAGCATTTGTTTAAGGTCATTGAAACTCACCTCCTCATTCACAATAAGGATACTCATGACCCCCATGCGAATGCGGCTATCAAAAATTTTATTAAGATTTCCAATCGGGTTCTTCATGCTGTTAATTATTGTCCGGGCTGACGTTCATACTTCCACCACATAATAGCGCCATACACAATATGCAGGATGCCAAAACCTGCGGCCCAAAAATACAAACCCCAACCTCCTGTCCACAAATTAATAATACCCAAAATTAGTTGTCCATAACCCAGGTACCTGATCTCGCCCAGGGTATATTTTGACGCATTCACCAATGCCAGCCCGTAAAAGATCAAACAAACGGGCGCCACCAGGCCATAAAACCCTGAATCCATCAACCGTAAGATCACAAATCCGCCTACCACCATAGGTAAAACGGTGTTCCAGGCCAGGCGTTGCACGGTACGGTCCCACATGGAGGTACCATTACGGCGGCTACGGGCGCGGGTAAACAAAAAAGAAGAGATAAAGGCTGCTATGAATGTTATGCCAGCTATCATTAACAGGTCGTGTTCCAGGGTTTCAGCACTGCCGCTTAAGATGTAGGTTTCCCCACGATACAAGCTTCCGGTGGTGGATTGGCTCTGGTACGCATTCAACAAATAGTAGTTGATACGAATCTGGGCTACGGCAGCTCCCAGCAGGGCGCATACGCCGGCGCTGATCCCGCTCCATCCACTCAGGGAAATGAAGCGCGACGACCGTTCCATCATTCGTTTAATGTCCTGCAGGGTTTCCAGCGGGGGATGTTGGCTATCCATATAAAGCACTTTGTAAAACAAAGTAAGCGCGCGTTTTTCAGATTTCCAAACTTTTTGAAAAAAAGATTAGTTGACAGGGTTGACAAGTTAACAGGTTAACGTGGTAGAAGGAGGTTTGGGGGTATTAAGCGGGAGGTTGATAAAGGGCGAATACAAATGTTGAATGTCGAATTTCCAATATTGAATGTTGAAGTGAAGAAAACGGGTTAAAGCCAACAGGTTAAAGGCTAAAGCTAAAACCGGAAGTGTATTTACTTTCATCCGCCAAGCCGGCGGATTTCGGCTTTCAGCCTGTATTTGCTTGCGGCTTACAGTTTGTAGCTTGCAGCGGTTTTCCCACTGCCTTCTGCCTTCGATAGCCGAAACCCTGGCGTAGGCGATCCCGCCCCATACTAACACCTGCATATAATACGTTACCATGTTGCCACAACATTATTCACGGTATTTCACGACAATTATGCAACCTAATACCATGTATTACCGAAATAATCCGGGTTTTACCGATGTATAGAGCCTTTTTATCTTTTTTAACAAAAGGCTTTT
The Niastella koreensis GR20-10 genome window above contains:
- a CDS encoding winged helix-turn-helix domain-containing protein, yielding MKNPIGNLNKIFDSRIRMGVMSILIVNEEVSFNDLKQMLEVTDGNLASHMVNLEENGYIKVHKGFIGRKTNTTYSITRAGEKAFKDHIEALENMIKGMK